The following are encoded in a window of Zymoseptoria tritici IPO323 chromosome 4, whole genome shotgun sequence genomic DNA:
- the CPC2403 gene encoding condensin complex component SMC1 (Subunit of the multiprotein cohesin complex, essential protein involved in chromosome segregation and in double-strand DNA break repair; homolog of Saccharomyces cerevisiae SMC1), whose protein sequence is MGKLLALELFNFKSYKGHHVMQFGDSYFTSIIGPNGSGKSNSMDAISFVLGIKSSHLRSTHLKDLVYRGRVLKHAKINADGTATEDAPNGDAEPGASDDEEVSTQTSTQRNDPQTAWVMAVYEDDAGEEQRWKRSITATGTSEYRINNRSVSAKMYNEALEAENILIKARNFLVFQGDVEAIASQSPKDLTRLIEQISGSLDYKADYEKLKVEKEKADEDQGYKLQQRRGINGEIKQYQQQKEELDRYEQTRDEKDEAVVTHVLWKLFHFQRTIEDSTAEIQKHQAELKEFRRNVQKFQDRLEAAKSEQAKSGREVNKCERSIKHKEKEVEAKENALVPIDEKLTIHNANVQRQQARTSGIEKERQELQKSYDKMKKDMSAVETAQSRWEKEWKAQQQQAGRALSDADRKEYDRLKLEVFKRSGNDQSKIQTITRELNSDEQTVNSLKSQVDSTEALKADLEKQVQTLQQRRAELAATAKATGKEFEQKKVAINALISDRDRSDQRRRELDEKLHAVLLKLQEAQGQQQESRKEANQREMISQLKRIYPGVRGQLGLLCHPKQKKYETAVATILGRHYDSVVVDSEKTARECIQYLKDQRSGQATFIPLDTIIHKQPNANLRGMHQGMRLGIDTIDFDTNLERAMGFACGNAIVTDTITIAKNLIFQRNVDAKAVTLDGTVIHKGGNMTGGASLSDKKRRFEDAEVDSWRTLAENYKADIEALPKGHRKQAEEEQLRSELIGLEAKRTYHQDEIKALDRNIESKSKELQHIKSQLADVRPKYEKQARGVESLRQSLEEHTDAAAEVEDEVFAAFCQRLGYSDVRDYEKQQGAYEQENREKTQEFKKQLSRLSNQVELEKQRLQQCDNRIKATKDASKRDEDQVASLQAEREEIGGELDELNAEIDLLREQLEEFKKEYDSRGEVVQEARRELQKRSKSEEKTLRDISALEADVQKAATARYGVLRTCKVENVSLPLERGSRKIDALPLEDAMLEADDEDAMDVDEEDGTSALSRVKDYGIHVDFANLDDDLQDDPSEECEANLSERINTLQSSLDKMAPNMRSADRLDATSARLQATEEEFNEARKSAKSATKAFDDIRQKRMDLFNKAFTHISEQIGPVYRELTKTPSFPLGGSASLDVEDEDEPYLSGVKYHAMPPLKRFRDMEHLSGGEKTMAALALLFAVHTYAPSPFFVLDEVDAALDHANTTQLAQYVREHAGPGMQFVVISLKTGLFQNSETLVGVMRDQAINSSRALTLDVSIILKYCRSGEDLLTNITATEIPGRMRWMRTGKLTMERTFRRYVRFHDAFLRWIHGKCKSEVMPASCESSLFYAAIPLWPASGQRVY, encoded by the coding sequence ATGGGCAAACTCCTCGCGCTGGAGTTGTTCAACTTCAAGTCGTACAAAGGCCATCATGTCATGCAATTTGGCGACAGCTATTTCACTTCCATCATCGGGCCCAATGGATCAGGCAAATCGAATTCCATGGACGCCATCTCCTTCGTGCTGGGCATTAAATCGTCGCATCTTCGATCCACCCATCTGAAGGATTTGGTATACCGCGGACGAGTGTTGAAGCACGCCAAGATCAACGCAGACGGTACAGCGACGGAAGATGCACCAAACGGCGATGCCGAGCCGGGCGCgtcggacgatgaggaggtctCGACACAGACCAGCACACAGCGGAACGACCCACAGACCGCATGGGTGATGGCTGTATATGAAGACGACGCGGGTGAGGAGCAGAGATGGAAGCGAAGCATCACCGCCACCGGGACGTCTGAATACCGCATCAACAATCGATCTGTCAGCGCAAAGATGTACAATGAAGCTCTCGAGGCCGAGAACATCCTCATCAAGGCGCGAAACTTTCTCGTCTTCCAAGGAGATGTCGAAGCTATTGCGTCGCAATCACCAAAGGACCTCACACGTCTCATCGAGCAGATCAGCGGTTCGCTGGATTACAAAGCAGACTATGAGAAGCTCAAGGtggagaaagagaaggcGGATGAAGATCAAGGATACAAGCTTCAGCAGCGTCGCGGCATCAACGGCGAGATCAAGCAATATCAGCAGCAAAAGGAGGAGCTCGACAGATATGAGCAGACACGAGACGAGAAGGATGAGGCGGTCGTTACGCATGTCCTGTGGAAGTTGTTCCACTTCCAGCGTACCATCGAGGACAGTACGGCTGAGATCCAGAAGCACCAAGCAGAGTTAAAGGAGTTCCGGCGTAATGTGCAGAAGTTCCAAGACCGGCTGGAGGCGGCGAAATCTGAGCAAGCCAAGTCCGGCCGCGAGGTGAACAAATGTGAGCGGAGCATCAAGcacaaggagaaggaggtcgaAGCCAAGGAGAATGCACTGGTACCCATCGATGAGAAGTTGACCATACATAATGCAAACGTGCAGAGGCAGCAGGCACGCACATCCGGGATTGAAAAGGAACGCCAGGAGCTTCAGAAATCTTACGacaagatgaagaaggacaTGAGTGCTGTAGAAACCGCGCAAAGTCGATGGGAGAAGGAGTGGAAGGCACAGCAGCAACAAGCTGGGCGGGCATTGAGCGATGCAGATCGCAAGGAGTACGACCGTCTCAAGCTCGAAGTCTTCAAGCGATCAGGGAATGATCAAAGCAAAATCCAGACCATCACCCGCGAACTGAACAGCGATGAACAGACCGTCAACTCGCTCAAGTCTCAGGTTGACAGCACTGAGGCACTCAAGGCGGATCTGGAAAAGCAGGTTCAGACCTTGCAACAGCGGAGAGCTGAGCTCGCAGCAACAGCGAAAGCGACCGGAAAGGAATTTGAGCAAAAGAAGGTCGCCATCAACGCCTTGATCAGTGACCGCGACCGCTCAGACCAGAGAAGACGGGAGTTGGACGAGAAGCTACATGCCGTACTTCTCAAGCTGCAAGAAGCTCAAGGCCAGCAACAGGAATCCCGAAAAGAGGCCAATCAACGGGAGATGATCTCACAGTTGAAGCGCATCTACCCCGGCGTTCGTGGCCAGCTCGGCCTCCTCTGTCATCCAAAGCAGAAGAAGTACGAGACCGCAGTTGCCACCATCCTTGGCCGACACTACGACTCCGTGGTCGTCGATTCAGAAAAGACCGCACGAGAGTGCATTCAATACCTCAAGGATCAACGCTCAGGACAGGCCACATTCATTCCACTCGACACCATCATCCACAAGCAGCCAAATGCCAATCTCCGCGGCATGCACCAAGGCATGCGACTGGGTATTGATACCATCGACTTTGACACCAACCTCGAGCGAGCAATGGGCTTCGCGTGTGGCAACGCAATTGTTACAGACACGATTACCATTGCCAAGAATCTCATCTTCCAACGAAACGTCGATGCCAAGGCTGTCACTCTCGATGGCACTGTCATCCACAAGGGAGGAAACATGACGGGTGGCGCAAGTCTATCAGACAAGAAGCGTAGGttcgaagacgccgaagtcGACAGCTGGCGCACCCTTGCCGAGAACTACAAGGCCGACATTGAGGCGCTACCAAAGGGACACAGGAAgcaagccgaagaagaacagcTTCGGTCAGAGCTTATCGGTCTGGAAGCCAAGCGGACCTACCATCAAGACGAGATTAAAGCTTTGGATCGCAACATCGAGAGCAAGTCGAAAGAGTTGCAGCATATCAAGTCTCAGCTCGCCGACGTCCGGCCCAAGTACGAGAAGCAAGCTCGTGGTGTTGAGAGTCTGCGTCAATCTTTGGAAGAGCACACGGACGCGGCTGCGGAAGTCGAGGACGAAGTCTTCGCTGCATTCTGCCAGCGACTGGGGTACAGCGACGTCCGTGACTACGAGAAGCAGCAAGGTGCATACGAGCAGGAGAATCGAGAAAAGACGCAGGAGTTCAAGAAACAGCTGTCTCGTCTGTCGAATCAAGTCGAGCTTGAGAAGCAGCGACTGCAGCAATGCGATAACCGGATCAAGGCTACCAAAGATGCAAGCAAACGCGACGAGGATCAAGTGGCCTCCTTGCAGGCGGAGCGGGAAGAGATTGGCGGAGAGCTTGACGAGCTCAACGCAGAAATCGACCTATTGCGAGAACAGCTTGAGGAGTTCAAGAAGGAGTACGACTCGCGCGGCGAGGTTGTTCAGGAAGCGAGACGAGAACTGCAGAAGCGCAGTAAGAGCGAGGAGAAGACACTCAGAGATATCTCAGCGCTCGAAGCGGATGTGCAAAAGGCCGCCACAGCACGATACGGCGTTCTGCGAACATGCAAAGTCGAGAACGTCTCGCTTCCACTGGAACGCGGCAGTCGCAAGATCGATGCGCTCCCGCTTGAAGACGCCATGCTCGAAgctgacgatgaggacgccATGgacgtcgacgaggaggatggcacCTCCGCCCTCTCTCGCGTTAAAGACTATGGCATTCATGTCGACTTCGCCAatctcgacgacgacctccAGGACGACCCGTCCGAAGAATGCGAAGCCAACCTTTCCGAACGCATCAACACTCTGCAATCCTCTCTCGACAAGATGGCCCCCAATATGCGCTCCGCCGACCGCCTTGACGCAACCTCCGCCCGGCTCCAGGCGACAGAAGAAGAATTCAACGAAGCGCGCAAATCCGCCAAATCCGCCACCAAAGCCTTTGACGACATCCGCCAGAAACGTATGGATCTGTTCAACAAAGCCTTCACTCACATCTCCGAGCAGATCGGTCCCGTCTACCGCGAACTCACCAAGACACCGTCCTTCCCACTTGGCGGCTCTGCTTCCCTAGacgtcgaggatgaggatgaaccCTACCTATCCGGCGTCAAGTACCACGCCATGCCTCCTCTCAAACGCTTCCGTGATATGGAGCACCTCTCCGGAGGAGAAAAGACCATGGCCGCGTTGGCGCTGCTGTTTGCCGTGCACACGTACGCACCGAGTCCGTTCTTTGTCCTGGACGAGGTGGACGCGGCGCTGGATCATGCGAACACGACGCAGTTGGCGCAGTACGTCCGAGAACATGCTGGACCGGGCATGCAATTTGTGGTGATCAGTTTGAAGACCGGTTTGTTCCAAAACAGTGAGACCCTGGTGGGTGTCATGAGGGATCAAGCGATCAACAGCTCGAGGGCGCTGACGTTGGATGTAAGCATCATCTTGAAGTATTGTCGTAGTGGAGAAGATTTACTGACGAACATCACAGCTACGGAAATACCAGGCCGTATGAGATGGATGAGAACCGGGAAGCTAACGATGGAGAGGACCTTTCGGCGTTATGTTCGATTTCATGACGCATTTTTGCGATGGATTCATGGGAAATGCAAAAGCGAGGTTATGCCCGCAAGCTGCGAGTCAAGTCTGTTTTATGCTGCAATACCACTCTGGCCAGCAAGTGGACAGCGCGTGTATTAG